In Bythopirellula goksoeyrii, a single window of DNA contains:
- a CDS encoding DUF1559 domain-containing protein: MYRLSRTAFTLVELLVVIAIIGVLVGLLLPAVQTARESARRLECMDKLRQWSTAMHNYHGTKKTLPPGARENPRQTWVMHLWPFTEQMSLDQQNDFDTPFFLPPATIPYTLNGLTGKHVSLYYCPSDIGSDQIVGEYQRRRGNYVVNWGNTPYGWPLDPAGLAPFSYIGGNGAKPRKTDFSHITDGTSQTLLMSETLKAWSNEDNDWRGDIQNDQGNFRFQTLLTPNTSAPDIIKGGWYRPNIDPSMPAAAGSRQIYAARSRHSGGVNAAYCDGSVHFIADTIALIPWKEMGSMNGGLKESFDQEYWNR; this comes from the coding sequence ATGTATAGGCTTTCTCGAACTGCCTTTACCTTAGTCGAACTCCTGGTTGTCATTGCAATCATTGGTGTATTGGTAGGACTTCTGCTCCCCGCTGTGCAGACCGCTCGTGAATCTGCACGACGACTTGAGTGCATGGACAAGCTCAGGCAGTGGTCCACTGCCATGCACAATTACCATGGCACCAAGAAAACCTTGCCACCAGGGGCTCGGGAAAACCCACGGCAAACCTGGGTGATGCATCTCTGGCCGTTCACGGAACAGATGTCTTTGGACCAGCAGAACGATTTTGACACACCCTTTTTCTTGCCTCCAGCAACCATCCCCTATACTCTGAATGGTTTGACGGGGAAACACGTTTCGCTCTATTACTGCCCAAGCGATATCGGTTCCGACCAAATCGTCGGCGAATACCAGCGGCGGCGCGGCAACTATGTGGTCAACTGGGGCAATACTCCCTATGGATGGCCACTTGATCCTGCGGGCCTGGCCCCCTTTTCTTATATCGGCGGCAACGGTGCAAAGCCTCGCAAGACTGATTTTTCACACATCACTGATGGAACTTCACAGACGCTCCTGATGTCAGAAACTCTCAAGGCCTGGAGCAATGAGGACAACGACTGGCGTGGCGATATTCAAAACGACCAGGGTAATTTCCGCTTTCAAACCTTGTTGACCCCCAACACTTCTGCGCCCGATATCATCAAGGGGGGATGGTACCGCCCGAACATCGATCCTTCGATGCCTGCCGCTGCCGGAAGTCGACAGATCTATGCTGCGCGCAGCAGGCACTCTGGGGGAGTGAATGCTGCATACTGCGACGGCTCAGTCCATTTTATAGCCGATACCATCGCCCTTATCCCTTGGAAAGAAATGGGAAGTATGAATGGGGGCCTGAAAGAATCATTTGACCAGGAGTATTGGAATCGCTAA